A part of Fusarium oxysporum Fo47 chromosome III, complete sequence genomic DNA contains:
- a CDS encoding dual specificity phosphatase — MPSVTDRRVYEDQIPPFMTVFDLDAETMADQDTVTLMDTKFVDMEPKRPGMMGAPPQHGLGPSMMPVDPTHKHHDSTSTQTSESADSSPTTTLSTTDSSPLSDASPSSSPDSPMNLIPLNNYPATSFGNLSTNLSSTTTTLLSEPPRLQRPMTSPSPRRGRNMKGLSIQPPFAASTSTTNISLVSEPSSPSFIKPTIPAMRRKPSQLSLKTNTSDLIHKTTLEVPPSPAMPMLQRRALKHSCSSPHMSSGLKSATFGPPGGMTFPKVLERNESGLSEVLRPTKSSMKPAFHSAITEEDSPIRTQMAIRDDDPYRDNENNEDMKTPGYPDGPIAIYGDNVFLYSEPTADEASRFDVVINCAREVSNPFEIRKVVRESQSQSPFQSMRRPVSGIESPIPDTAVSTASFMTAWEYPQEDSADTPTTPKAFQFKEPEYIHIPWDHNTDIAPDLMELCDVIDKRTKAGKRVLVHCQQGASRSASLIIAYGLFQKPHLTVNDAYYAAQAKSQWISPNMKLMYSLQDFQKEVSTKRTALPSHRPRPGRSPSKHRITLSVDAIDIGAKEPQTAPLPTQNEDSKDSGLNSSPNRLRGNSTPGPRPVSPGPASAPPTCTWKDEVEQHSSEHLDPFKLGDLPKRPVSSQGKAPPTLAPSPMVDSIMKPPPSPGFPSQASLGFQTMTFPRFNPAPSEMRFSDAPVERTITLPGSYPDDNALLSPRAETMTNNPLHDVHEVAGMRFVESPPTPSQGLFSPRAGMFPRDPFSTFGRPPVVADPRSPPTKGEAPIIRSIDDLL, encoded by the coding sequence ATGCCTTCAGTTACGGACAGAAGAGTGTACGAAGATCAAATACCGCCCTTTATGACAGTGTTTGATCTGGATGCCGAGACAATGGCAGACCAGGACACTGTGACACTCATGGACACCAAATTCGTCGACATGGAACCAAAGCGACCTGGCATGATGGGtgctcctcctcaacatgGTCTCGGCCCTAGCATGATGCCTGTGGACCCAACACACAAGCATCACGATAGCACATCGACACAGACTTCCGAGTCGGCAGACTCTTCACCCACAACGACCTTGTCTACAACCGACTCTTCGCCCCTCTCAGATGCGtctccctcatcttctcccgATTCTCCTATGAATCTTATTCCCCTCAACAATTATCCGGCCACGAGCTTTGGCAACCTCTCTACCAACCTCAGCAGCACAACCACTACTCTCTTGAGTGAGCCTCCTCGGCTGCAGCGACCAATGACATCACCCTCGCCTCGAAGAGGGCGCAATATGAAGGGCCTTTCTATCCAGCCCCCATTCGCTGCCTCGACTTCAACGACAAATATTTCGCTGGTCTCcgagccttcttctccatcatttATCAAACCTACGATTCCTGCTATGAGAAGAAAGCCTAGCCAGTTAAGTCTCAAGACCAATACTTCTGACTTGATCCATAAGACCACCCTGGAGGTCCCCCCCTCACCAGCCATGCCGATGCTCCAGCGTCGAGCTCTTAAGCATTCTTGCTCCTCACCTCACATGTCTTCCGGTCTCAAGTCCGCGACCTTCGGTCCACCTGGCGGTATGACTTTCCCCAAGGTATTGGAAAGAAACGAATCCGGACTTTCAGAAGTATTGCGACCGACAAAGTCGAGTATGAAACCAGCTTTCCATTCTGCGATTACTGAGGAAGATTCGCCAATTCGTACTCAGATGGCCATTCGAGATGATGACCCTTACCGCGATAACGAGAACAACGAGGACATGAAAACGCCAGGCTACCCTGATGGGCCAATTGCGATCTACGGAGACAATGTTTTCCTCTACTCGGAACCCACGGCTGATGAAGCATCGCGTTTTGACGTAGTTATCAATTGTGCTCGCGAAGTCAGCAACCCCTTTGAAATTCGCAAAGTGGTCCGTGAATCACAGTCGCAATCACCATTCCAGTCTATGCGACGCCCTGTTTCTGGAATTGAAAGTCCTATCCCCGATACTGCTGTGTCCACAGCCAGCTTCATGACAGCCTGGGAATATCCCCAGGAGGATTCAGCTGACACACCTACCACACCAAAGGCCTTCCAATTCAAAGAGCCTGAATACATCCATATTCCCTGGGACCACAATACCGACATTGCGCCGGATCTTATGGAGTTGTGCGATGTTATTGATAAGCGGACAAAAGCTGGCAAACGTGTGCTTGTCCATTGTCAGCAGGGCGCGAGTCGATCTGCCAGTCTGATCATTGCCTACGGCCTGTTCCAGAAACCGCATCTCACCGTGAATGATGCTTACTACGCGGCTCAAGCCAAGAGCCAATGGATCAGCCCGAACATGAAACTCATGTACTCGCTGCAGGATTTCCAGAAGGAAGTGTCAACGAAGCGAACGGCGCTACCGTCACACCGTCCCCGTCCTGGCCGTAGCCCTTCAAAGCATAGAATCACACTCTCTGTTGATGCTATCGACATTGGAGCTAAGGAGCCACAGACTGCTCCTCTTCCAACACAGAACGAAGATTCGAAGGACTCGGGCTTGAATTCGAGCCCAAATCGACTTCGCGGCAACTCAACACCCGGGCCCCGACCGGTCTCACCTGGCCCAGCTTCGGCGCCCCCAACTTGCACCTGGAAAGACGAGGTTGAGCAGCACTCGTCAGAACACCTGGATCCTTTCAAACTTGGCGACTTGCCTAAGAGGCCCGTGTCAAGTCAGGGCAAAGCACCACCAACTCTAGCCCCGTCTCCAATGGTGGATTCGATCATGAAGCCTCCACCTTCGCCTGGGTTCCCCTCTCAGGCGAGTCTTGGCTTCCAGACCATGACTTTCCCACGATTCAATCCGGCGCCGTCGGAAATGAGATTTAGTGATGCGCCAGTGGAGAGAACGATAACTCTTCCTGGTTCATACCCAGATGATAATGCTCTGTTGTCACCGAGAGCCGAGACGATGACTAACAATCCGCTTCATGACGTCCATGAAGTTGCTGGGATGCGATTCGTCGAGAGCCCACCAACTCCGAGCCAAGGCTTGTTTTCTCCCCGAGCGGGCATGTTCCCTCGAGACCCTTTCTCAACCTTCGGAAGACCACCGGTCGTTGCAGATCCCAGGAGTCCACCTACAAAAGGCGAGGCACCTATTATTCGATCAATTGATGATCTCTTATGA
- a CDS encoding UDP-galactose transporter HUT1 produces MARSKQPAIKREASSEFFNKTTATWEDTNQSQKSPSNGNITNKVLPVPAPAQEAGLLQLVIAVAGIYASFLTWAYLQEKLTTKPYGPADAPEVWHFPVFLNTIQSVFAAIVGAVYLYASTPSNAAVPPIIPSRRILGPLALVAVTSSLASPFGYASLAHIDYITFLLAKSCKLLPVMFLHITVFRRRYPLYKYLVVSAVTLGVAVFTLHSGKKKGSKVRPDDASTAWGLLLLGINLLFDGLTNSTQDHIFQTFRPYSGPQMMCANNIMSTIVTGTYLIVSPWLVATGLGEWFGMDVAGNAGELKAALDFMARYPAVWKDVLGFAACGAIGQVFIFYTLSTFSSVLLVTVTVTRKMFTMILSVLAFGHRLTQMQWLGVALVFGGIGVEAGIARQEKMAKEAAKAQQNGKKEL; encoded by the exons ATGGCACGCTCCAAGCAACCAGCTATCAAGCGTGAGGCATCCTCAGagttcttcaacaagacgACTGCAACATGGGAGGATACTAATCAATCGCAAAAGAGCCCTTCCAATGGAAACATTACGAATAAGGTCTTGCCTGTTCCTGCGCCTGCGCAAGAAGCTGGGCTCTTGCAGCTTGTCATCGCCGTCGCGGGAATCTATGCTTCATT CCTCACTTGGGCATATCTTCAAGAAAAGCTCACTACCAAGCCATATGGTCCCGCCGACGCCCCGGAGGTCTGGCACTTCCCTGtcttcctcaacaccatccaATCCGTTTTCGCCGCCATCGTAGGCGCTGTCTATCTCTATGCCTCGACGCCCAGCAACGCCGCCGTTCCTCCTATTATCCCATCGCGCCGCATCCTTGGGCCTCTCGCGCTTGTTGCTGTCACGAGCAGCCTCGCGAGCCCCTTTGGCTACGCATCTCTTGCCCATATCGACTACATCACGTTCCTCCTTGCCAAGAGCTGCAAGTTGCTACCTGTCATGTTCCTTCACATCACTGTCTTTCGCCGTCGATATCCGCTGTACAAGTATCTCGTGGTTTCGGCCGTGACTCTCGGCGTGGCTGTCTTCACGCTGCACtctggaaagaagaagggcagcAAGGTCCGACCTGACGATGCAAGCACAGCATGGGGCCTGCTGTTGCTGGGTATCAACCTCCTTTTTGATGGCTTGACAAACAGCACTCAGGACCATATCTTCCAGACATTCCGACCGTACTCGGGCCCTCAGATGATGTGCgccaacaacatcatgaGCACTATTGTCACGGGTACCTACTTGATCGTCAGCCCTTGGTTGGTCGCGACAGGTCTCGGAGAGTGGTTTGGCATGGACGTCGCTGGCAACGCGGGCGAGCTCAAGGCTGCTTTGGACTTTATGGCTCGTTATCCCGCTGTCTGGAAAGATGTTCTCGGTTTCGCTGCGTGCGGTGCTATCGGCCAAGTCTTTATCT TCTACACGCTGTCCACGTTCTCATCCGTTCTTCTCGTTACTGTCACTGTAACACGCAAAATGTTCACCATGATACTATCTGTTCTCGCTTTCGGCCATCGGCTCACGCAGATGCAGTGGCTTGGTGTCGCGCTTGTGTTTGGCGGCATTGGCGTTGAGGCTGGCATCGCGCGacaggagaagatggccaaggaGGCCGCTAAGGCACAGCAAAATGGCAAGAAGGAGCTGTAA
- a CDS encoding tRNA 2'-phosphotransferase (RNA 2'-phosphotransferase, Tpt1), translating into MADEAHFNVEDKMQNRPPISRGVRGRGKGGGGGGHGREVQVSKALSKLLRHQAANAGIQLDDEGYAPLDAVLAWGPLRSLKVTFDDIQSIVTSNDKQRFTLKPNPVKNPSLDTKSTTPADYLIRANQGHSIKLESAALLAPITLEGGNVPERVLHGSFFYFWPRIVESGGLKPMSRNHVHCSTGTPEEGVVSGMRKDAELIIEIDVEASLKDGVKWWLSDNGVLLTEGDEQGVLSTKYFKLVTGRKVDVGVLWQDGQWITDLPAGLKISPPPGKGPRQGGGRGGRGGRR; encoded by the exons ATGGCTGACGAGGCTCATTTCAATGTTGAGGACAAGATGCAGAATAGACCCCCAATATCAAGAGGTGTTAGGGGACGAGGGAAAGGCGGTGGTGGCGGTGGCCATGGAAGAGAGGTGCAGGTGTCGAAGGCCTTGTCCAAGCTCTTGAGACATCAAGCAGCTAATGCTGGCATTCAACTCGACGATGAAGGCTATGCGCCTTTGGATGCTGTG CTCGCCTGGGGCCCTTTACGATCTTTAAAGGTCACGTTTGACGACATCCAGTCCATTGTCACTTCCAACGACAAGCAACGGTTTACACTCAAGCCCAACCCCGTCAAGAACCCTTCCCTAGATACCAAATCCACCACACCAGCCGATTATCTCATCCGTGCCAACCAAGGTCACTCCATCAAGCTTGAGTCAGCAGCTCTTCTGGCGCCCATCACGCTCGAGGGTGGTAACGTCCCTGAGCGTGTCCTTCACGGATCCTTCTTTTACTTTTGGCCACGCATCGTCGAGTCCGGCGGCCTCAAGCCCATGAGTCGTAACCATGTCCACTGCTCAACTGGAACGCCCGAGGAGGGCGTCGTTAGCGGGATGCGTAAGGATGCAGAGCTGATTATCGAGATCGACGTTGAAGCAAGCTTGAAGGATGGCGTGAAGTGGTGGCTGAGTGACAATGGAGTGTTGCTGACGGAAGGCGACGAGCAGGGGGTTTTGAGCACCAAGTACTTTAAGTTGGTGACGGGGCGCaaggttgatgttggggtACTGTGGCAAGACGGTCAGTGGATTACTGATCTACCAGCTGGCTTGAAGATAAGTCCTCCGCCTGGAAAGGGTCCTCGACAGggtggaggaagaggaggaagggGTGGTAGACGCTGA
- a CDS encoding uncharacterized protein (uncharacterized conserved protein-domain containing protein) translates to MGQKREYSEIGSPEPRNRPSFNGAKKHKSSKSKHRPNEGTSTWAKKRTRTIERLLNRNQELPANVRNDLERELGALKATVSDKSFQKLRSAMISKYHMVRFFERKKASRLAKQLRKKIEETESTETDEIEALKRDLHVAEVDEAYTQHFPHAEPYISLYTSAKSEKEEEDKDDDKLDYTPLKHRGLLHTERPPIWSDIEQAMKGGPHALRNLRERRPTELTQEAQSERRQKKPKATTTNGALKAQPKPQATKEKPAPFAKVKGKAAAAPKNRRERRLQERQAAQPVVKSDDDDSDEGGFFEED, encoded by the exons ATGGGGCAAAAGAGAGAATATTCAGAGATTGGGTCTCCTGAGCCTCGCAATCGTCCATCATTCAATGGTGCAAAGAAGCACAAGTCGAGCAAATCAAAGCATCGACCGAACGAGGGAACTTCAACATGGGCCAAGAAGCGGACGCGCACTATCGAGCGACTCCTGAACCGAAACCAAGAACTTCCCGCCAACGTGCGCAATGATCTCGAACGAGAGCTGGGCGCTCTCAAGGCGACAGTCTCAGACAAGAGCTTCCAGAAGCTACGAAGTGCTATGATATCAAAATATCACATGGTTCGCTTCTTTG AACGAAAGAAGGCATCGCGATTAGCAAAACAGTTGCGCAAAAAGATTGAAGAGACCGAATCTACAGAAACGGACGAGATCGAGGCATTGAAGCGTGACTTGCACGTCGCCGAAGTAGACGAGGCGTACACACAACACTTTCCCCATGCCGAACCCTACATCAGCCTGTACACCAGCGCCAAGtcagagaaggaagaggaagataaAGACGACGACAAGCTTGACTACACACCACTCAAGCATAGGGGACTACTGCATACAGAGCGACCGCCAATCTGGTCGGATATTGAACAGGCGATGAAGGGTGGCCCCCACGCGCTGCGAAATTTAAGAGAGAGACGGCCAACTGAGCTTACGCAGGAAGCACAGTCAGAGCGCCGCCAGAAAAAGCCCAAGGCAACGACCACAAATGGGGCTCTCAAGGCGCAGCCAAAACCACAGGCCACGAAGGAAAAGCCTGCACCTTtcgccaaggtcaaggggaaagctgctgctgctccgAAGAACCGCAGAGAACGCAGATTACAAGAGCGTCAGGCTGCACAGCCAGTCGTCAAGAGTGACGACGATGATAGCGACGAGGGTGGTTTCTTTGAAGAGGATTAA